The following is a genomic window from Hymenobacter monticola.
CACAGCACAAATAGCACCCTTGTCGTCGGCAAAAAACAGTTCGGCCCACAGCTTGCGGCTCATGTTCAGAATGTCGTCCTGAAACACGCGCCAGGCCAGCGGAATAAAGGAAAGAGAATTGCCAAGCGGCACAGTGCCGCCGATGTTGAACTGGCCGGCTTTGGCATCGAAACGCACTTGGCGGGGGTGACCGGGCAGGTAGCGGAAGCGCGACACCTGCACCACTTCGCCGGTAGCCTCGTCAGCCTTCTCGGTGAGGTAGGCGGGCACGGCCGTAATGGGGCCACTGAGCGTGAAAACAGGGGCTTCGGGGGCGGTGGTGGGGGCGGCAACGGCTTCGGTGGCGGCGCTGCTCTGAGCTTTTACTTTGGTGGACATAAAGGGAAATGGTTGGGGGTTGGAAATGAAAAAGGTGGGGCCTGTTAGCGGCCGGCCCCTGCGCCGTAAGTGTTCTATTTGAATTGCTTATCGTGGCACAGGATGGCGCGGCCCACGATGGTATCCTGGCCCCGCGCTTCGGGCTGGTGGTGGTACCAGAGGTAGGTGGCCACCAGGTTGAGGTAGGCCGGGTTGCGGAACTTGCCTTCGTCGTCGATGATGAGAATGAGCTCGGGCGTGAGGCGGATGACATCAACTAGCCGGCAGTCGAGCAGCTGGTATAATTCGGCCAGCTTGAAGCTGCGGCCGTTGGCGGGGCTGACCGGCTGCGGTGAGGCGCTGTGCGGGTCGAGTAATTGGGGCTGGTAGGTGGTAGCGATTTTTGCCATTGTTAGGCGGGTTTTGCGGGGCCGCCCGGCTTGGCGACCCCTGGTGAATGTTGGTTTAGTGGCCTTCGACTTCGAACATCATCTGCTCGTATTCGCCGTCCTCCCACCCTTCTTGTTCCTGCTCGTGGT
Proteins encoded in this region:
- a CDS encoding DUF3846 domain-containing protein → MAKIATTYQPQLLDPHSASPQPVSPANGRSFKLAELYQLLDCRLVDVIRLTPELILIIDDEGKFRNPAYLNLVATYLWYHHQPEARGQDTIVGRAILCHDKQFK